In Hafnia alvei, a genomic segment contains:
- a CDS encoding IS91 family transposase, giving the protein MYIPRPAKLLFQIDDGWDRLLINRGHTIPEWTKLVIERMLACGTGAMGIRRYCCESAHCTHTKYFCQSCKSKGCSACGMKATEQWIAEQQHILPDCEWQHITFTMPDKLWPAFNLNWPLLNQLFACAAYTLLKWAEKMGIEIGLFAALHTYGRQLNQHPHIHLSVTRGGLCRKHGVWRSVFFKKKVAERYWRQAVIALLRQHYASLDLAAAGYRHIRDYREWCQFLESQYQRRWKIHFAKKTKHARQNVNYLGRYLKRPPVAASKLRHYSGRTVVHHYYDHRTGQHKIQYLSQEEMLMRYISHIPSRHFKMVRYYGFLANRKRGALLPEVYAALDIKEKEKPPKPGFASLMKQFTRIDPYQCVLCGSRMVFNCAEAGIRADKLLEMRRQEFKKRRWLQQAA; this is encoded by the coding sequence ATGTATATTCCTCGCCCCGCAAAACTCCTCTTTCAGATTGATGACGGCTGGGATCGTCTTCTCATCAATCGCGGTCATACTATCCCCGAATGGACCAAACTGGTCATTGAGCGCATGCTCGCCTGCGGCACCGGTGCCATGGGGATACGCCGTTATTGCTGTGAGTCTGCTCACTGCACCCACACCAAATATTTCTGTCAGAGCTGCAAAAGTAAAGGCTGCAGCGCCTGCGGCATGAAAGCCACCGAGCAATGGATAGCAGAGCAGCAACACATCCTCCCCGACTGCGAATGGCAGCACATCACCTTTACCATGCCCGATAAACTCTGGCCGGCGTTTAATCTTAACTGGCCGTTACTCAATCAGTTGTTTGCTTGTGCTGCCTATACCCTCCTGAAATGGGCGGAAAAGATGGGCATTGAAATCGGGCTATTTGCCGCCCTGCACACTTACGGACGCCAGCTTAACCAGCATCCGCATATCCATTTATCCGTCACCCGTGGCGGGTTATGCCGCAAACACGGCGTCTGGCGCTCAGTTTTCTTTAAAAAAAAGGTGGCTGAGCGTTACTGGCGTCAGGCTGTCATTGCCCTGCTTCGTCAGCACTATGCTTCGCTGGATTTAGCCGCCGCAGGCTACAGGCATATCCGCGACTACAGGGAATGGTGCCAGTTTTTAGAATCACAATATCAGCGGCGATGGAAAATTCACTTTGCCAAGAAGACAAAGCACGCACGGCAAAACGTCAATTATCTCGGCCGTTACCTGAAACGGCCACCTGTTGCAGCCTCCAAATTACGCCACTACAGTGGCCGGACAGTGGTTCATCATTACTATGACCACCGGACAGGTCAGCATAAAATCCAATATCTGAGCCAGGAGGAGATGCTGATGCGCTATATCAGCCATATCCCCTCACGACATTTTAAAATGGTGCGGTATTACGGCTTTCTGGCCAACCGGAAACGGGGGGCTTTACTGCCGGAGGTGTATGCGGCACTGGACATAAAGGAGAAGGAGAAACCGCCAAAACCAGGCTTTGCGTCTTTGATGAAGCAGTTTACCCGGATAGATCCGTACCAGTGTGTGCTGTGTGGCAGCAGAATGGTCTTCAACTGTGCGGAAGCGGGTATCAGGGCAGATAAATTACTGGAGATGCGGCGTCAGGAATTTAAGAAACGACGATGGTTACAACAGGCGGCATAG
- a CDS encoding DUF3916 domain-containing protein, whose amino-acid sequence MSRRLNRDYRTKIRNIPRRLKALNRWAGTFRNPERSIFSEDEHYWNFKIPVDINIVEGKCSTLKTKAACAQALINACSNLITATVGINYSPRITAVVCLPDMFTSEVCLYRSEEYYQSFITEDRSENGASALIKDRSLAAEWGLVLPDNVQEIGITLEYYGSEDRDEWFTGERWYYGQVT is encoded by the coding sequence ATGAGTAGACGACTAAACAGAGATTATCGAACCAAAATCAGAAATATTCCCCGACGCCTAAAAGCGCTTAACCGTTGGGCTGGTACATTTCGTAATCCTGAACGTAGCATTTTCTCAGAAGATGAGCATTACTGGAATTTCAAAATTCCAGTAGACATTAATATCGTTGAGGGGAAGTGCAGCACGCTTAAAACCAAAGCGGCTTGTGCGCAAGCTTTAATTAATGCATGTTCAAACCTCATAACGGCTACTGTTGGTATAAATTACAGCCCTCGGATTACCGCTGTGGTATGTCTTCCGGATATGTTTACAAGTGAGGTCTGTCTTTATCGCTCCGAAGAATATTATCAAAGCTTCATAACTGAAGATCGTTCTGAAAATGGAGCTTCTGCTTTGATCAAAGATCGTAGCCTTGCTGCTGAATGGGGACTCGTTCTGCCAGATAACGTACAGGAAATAGGTATCACTCTCGAATATTATGGAAGCGAGGATCGTGATGAATGGTTCACGGGAGAACGCTGGTATTATGGCCAAGTGACTTAA